cactgtttttaaattcttttattttatcatatgCTTCTTCAACATAAATgctaatgaaataaataatgaattcaAAAGAAGCAACATCTATACAATTTAAATCTTGATATTTGCATTTTCCTTTGTTATGATTTATCTtatcatataaatttaatattataataatatattcaaatatatcatatttatttaatttttcaaattctttgaattcttttttaaaattatatatatcgttaattattatcatattATAGTTTTCATCATTGTAaacattatttataattttgaacttttctttttcaatatttttatataatgaacCATTAACTTTATCATTCATATCATTAGTACCACAATATATTTTGCTTATATTATCCTTCtttttatcttcattattattattatcattccTATTTTcctcattattttttatgttattattCTCATAACATTTGGAATTCTTATAATAGTCCAAATAATTATTACTGCATATTTCATTAGTATTCACTGTttcgaaattttttttacttttctgTGCATCATCTAAAGTATAATGAAtcttttctaaattattttttataattattattccGTATGTTATTGTAAAAATACtacttaaaaatattgtaGTCATGTGTGTTtcctttatttctttatttatttgaagAATTTGTTTAAGTGTATCTAATGCTTTATTATGATTATTTAAgcataatatataaaataaaataaaaatatataaatttatattctccatattatttaaattattctttccatattttaaaatcacatttatatattcatctgaaaaatcattttctacattgttatataaatatacaataatattataagCAATATTCTgaaaattgtttttatttattaaataatataagatattcaataaattttttctaatagtAAAAtctttttgataaaaattttttaaaatattatgagaaaaatcatttaataaGTCATACTCCACAAAAGCATCATATAAATCAGTGATGACAAACACATATTTGTATAATTTAGTTGTAATAtatactatatttttatcttcactaaaaaaatattttaataattgttTAAAACAGTAATATAAGaatttatcaaaattattaGAATAATTAATATCAATTATTTCGTTAGCcattttgttattttctttaattattttattctctGAAGTCACAATATTTTCCTGACtactatttttatcaatttcaataacattattattattaactgtactttttttttctgattgAATATTATTAGTTATATATTGATCAATTTTTATATCAATATTATAAATCcttttgtaattaaaaaggATAAACTCAAAGCATTCAAATACAATGCTTTTTGCTTTATTTgtgtaaaatatatgaattattatagataaaaatttcttataaattcttatttcatattttattaatttattaagaaatttaattatttttattagctTCCAATTATCTATTAAACTTAAtctttcatttaaaatattgtaAATAAAAGGAATAAAAGACAAAAACTTTTTCAAGTATTCTGAAACGGAATGAACACTATCTAAATTGTTTCtatcttcatcttcatcttttcttttttcatttgtttttttgtatttttcattattacttttttgatcatttttttctaatgtaGAGAATATTTCAgctaatatattaataattaagcAACAAAGAAAGGTATTATTTCGATACGTATAGTCAATTTCATCATTTGGAGTTTTCTCATAAGAAGTGCTCTGATTATTATAAAGAGAAATAAActgtttttttataaaatctaAAAACAAATGTAAAATATCTAAATTGCTAATAactaatttataaaaacatataatgGCTTTTTTTCTAATGTACATGTAACTACtatttaataacaaaaaaatatcattgTATATATTACTACTCATAATATCAGTACAAATATTACTTAtactatttaaaattaaaactgtattaaaaatttttaaatctttattcatatttaagCCAGGAACAAATTGACTTTTATTAGattcaattttattaaataaattgatGTTATCTTTAATTAATGCACTACTTAAATTAGATATAGAATTTATAACAGTAGTTTTTGCATTATTTTCACTGTTTGcaatattttctttacttaattcttttttaaataaattaattgataaaaaaataatatcgacattatcattaatattattcaaaaaaaaataacctcttctttttaaaacatatttattacAAGTTAAAAGCTCAATAACAGAGaaattatattctttatCAATTTTCTTACCAAACATTTGTAAATATAAcagttttaataatataaatgatttttctttaataatagaattcagaacaaatattttatcattctgctttcttttttctaggtcctttaatttatttacacatatttgataatttttttctaagttTTTTACACTATCATctctttttatatcttttattaattcaatAAATGAACTATCCATCTTTAACTACTCTATAATTTTCCTACGTATTaatatcaaattttttttaaatagaaatatatttatgtaattaaatttatatatatgtgaatacatatatatattctatttttatcattccaaatttttttatgttcatacatttctattaataaaatatgctATTTTATAGAAAgcaaatttatataaattttcttattttgttactttatttttattcatttctttttttttttttttttttttatatatatttgattcATTTATTACACaatcttcaatttttttttattttagttacataatatttttcgtgtat
The Plasmodium relictum strain SGS1 genome assembly, chromosome: 1 DNA segment above includes these coding regions:
- a CDS encoding AP-3 complex subunit delta, putative, with the translated sequence MDSSFIELIKDIKRDDSVKNLEKNYQICVNKLKDLEKRKQNDKIFVLNSIIKEKSFILLKLLYLQMFGKKIDKEYNFSVIELLTCNKYVLKRRGYFFLNNINDNVDIIFLSINLFKKELSKENIANSENNAKTTVINSISNLSSALIKDNINLFNKIESNKSQFVPGLNMNKDLKIFNTVLILNSISNICTDIMSSNIYNDIFLLLNSSYMYIRKKAIICFYKLVISNLDILHLFLDFIKKQFISLYNNQSTSYEKTPNDEIDYTYRNNTFLCCLIINILAEIFSTLEKNDQKSNNEKYKKTNEKRKDEDEDRNNLDSVHSVSEYLKKFLSFIPFIYNILNERLSLIDNWKLIKIIKFLNKLIKYEIRIYKKFLSIIIHIFYTNKAKSIVFECFEFILFNYKRIYNIDIKIDQYITNNIQSEKKSTVNNNNVIEIDKNSSQENIVTSENKIIKENNKMANEIIDINYSNNFDKFLYYCFKQLLKYFFSEDKNIVYITTKLYKYVFVITDLYDAFVEYDLLNDFSHNILKNFYQKDFTIRKNLLNILYYLINKNNFQNIAYNIIVYLYNNVENDFSDEYINVILKYGKNNLNNMENINLYIFILFYILCLNNHNKALDTLKQILQINKEIKETHMTTIFLSSIFTITYGIIIIKNNLEKIHYTLDDAQKSKKNFETVNTNEICSNNYLDYYKNSKCYENNNIKNNEENRNDNNNNEDKKKDNISKIYCGTNDMNDKVNGSLYKNIEKEKFKIINNVYNDENYNMIIINDIYNFKKEFKEFEKLNKYDIFEYIIIILNLYDKINHNKGKCKYQDLNCIDVASFEFIIYFISIYVEEAYDKIKEFKNSEFLKIFFFSLYLFFINFSSSSILWNITKIFIFFYQFKENEDLHFYFQKLEHHINYLINKKNDVVNLDKCFMLKNILALLNNKKNEDTFNFYNYFTNFLEFKENDVKFNFEKPFKYSDSFFYDTEENEKKEEKKKNEYQEIYSVNTVSNVTDNNNEKNLNKEKPNEHIEKNILENDFYVLVEKQKEYMKIWKSKNIFFLIDKNEHFKLYFQINKGDCLLFLYIELLDKEIIINNFNLYSSSDVIKYDNILNSKNYNNFEFIDDDTNNFYGINFDKNNQKETLNDYRYINNENDKCVKKITNVEIFNENYIISLKYKNNISFIKLSYDYLYNFKNYENKNLHIPYANIQPLHLSVDEFKNVNKKNGKFRNMTYEIEIKKNLNINKYIFNYFLFLSEYLNFYFFNMKNIFFNFQNNADLDELRLIFCIKNSITKQNLEDKIILLVNVQHKAKNEIDNLRFYDVTIKMKILNDSEDLCNQVLNYFGFYLKKIFLQKIKIEYFNEE